Proteins found in one Phoenicibacter congonensis genomic segment:
- a CDS encoding serine/threonine-protein kinase — translation MNDDKENMILGRYRPIETAGVGGYGTVIHAYDTRLKREVAIKTVLLSSLDEKALNSEIPQEKKSTLGDSRNAFPEDSAGLDSDNNALAELDSNERRSFKDDALGSKNARLTDGDSPELSLQKQTKVPGLSEAQAAARLTHPNIVMIYDCEVADDTVYVIEEYVEGITLTQLMRYLQDDINLDIIAHVFKSVSAAIMAAHKANILHLDIKPDNILIGRGGDVKVADFGLATLMDLNGKGSAAAGTIGYMPLEQMQKMPLDVRSDEWSLAIITYEMLTGSNPFTTAKTLSEAEESMMNSELIIPSACWENLEEGADDALFKALSVDRENRFASIRQFNSALKLYLGEPKLGKKELSVIVNGNEDNYLDTSTIDIDAALKDACAQEAFVDRLGEKGAKLIAKAASALSSALVLGFIMLNIRFSVSDAFGVLSFQPAAFVTILLVVALLTFIFPKYASLAAFASIVILLCFYQCCPAAILLAVITGLWWVKLGEKSFISTFCALSSLLLGAFGLAPVAIALSGALLGPKKGTITASFISSLSFFMAVFGSQSMFGWYFFDNMLLPSSTVIANQKVWEMFMSVVTNPASYMIAVCWIAASAIFSLFCAHGTKTFDIFGSLTCFAILVLSSLLPWIAGLGSIVPANVVSACAGGVVGLLCCVVNLTDRVRLEPGLW, via the coding sequence ATGAATGATGATAAAGAAAATATGATTCTTGGACGATATAGGCCGATTGAAACTGCCGGCGTTGGCGGTTACGGCACTGTCATCCATGCATATGACACGCGCCTCAAACGAGAAGTCGCAATCAAAACAGTGTTACTTTCTTCTTTAGATGAGAAAGCTTTGAATTCGGAAATTCCACAAGAAAAAAAATCAACTTTAGGCGATTCAAGAAACGCTTTTCCAGAAGATTCTGCTGGTTTAGATTCTGACAATAATGCACTTGCAGAACTTGATTCAAATGAAAGACGAAGCTTTAAAGATGATGCTTTAGGTTCTAAAAATGCCCGTTTGACAGATGGCGACTCGCCTGAGCTTTCGCTTCAAAAGCAAACGAAAGTGCCTGGGCTTTCGGAAGCGCAAGCTGCTGCGCGGTTAACACATCCTAACATTGTGATGATTTATGACTGCGAAGTTGCTGATGACACCGTTTATGTCATCGAGGAATATGTTGAGGGAATAACACTCACGCAACTCATGCGTTATTTGCAGGACGACATAAATCTCGACATTATCGCTCACGTTTTCAAAAGTGTTTCTGCTGCCATCATGGCAGCGCACAAAGCAAACATTTTGCATTTAGACATAAAGCCAGACAACATTTTGATTGGTCGAGGCGGTGATGTAAAGGTTGCAGACTTTGGGCTAGCAACGCTCATGGATTTAAATGGAAAAGGCTCAGCGGCAGCAGGCACGATTGGTTACATGCCTCTTGAGCAAATGCAAAAAATGCCGCTTGACGTTCGAAGCGATGAATGGTCGTTAGCGATTATCACCTATGAAATGTTGACTGGGAGCAATCCTTTTACAACAGCGAAAACGCTTTCAGAGGCTGAAGAATCCATGATGAACTCTGAACTCATCATTCCGAGCGCTTGCTGGGAAAATCTTGAGGAAGGGGCAGATGACGCACTTTTTAAGGCGCTTTCGGTGGACAGAGAAAACCGCTTTGCTTCCATCCGACAATTCAACAGCGCTTTAAAGCTTTATCTTGGGGAACCAAAACTCGGAAAAAAAGAATTGTCGGTAATTGTCAATGGGAACGAAGATAACTACCTTGACACTTCTACCATTGACATCGATGCAGCACTAAAAGACGCTTGCGCTCAAGAGGCTTTTGTTGACAGGCTTGGTGAAAAGGGCGCCAAACTAATCGCAAAAGCAGCATCTGCGCTTAGTTCTGCTCTAGTGCTCGGGTTTATTATGCTTAACATCCGATTTAGCGTCTCTGATGCTTTTGGAGTTCTGTCTTTTCAACCAGCAGCGTTTGTGACAATTTTGCTAGTTGTTGCCTTGCTCACGTTTATTTTTCCTAAATATGCTTCATTGGCAGCATTTGCTTCCATCGTAATTTTGCTTTGCTTTTATCAATGCTGTCCTGCGGCGATCTTGCTCGCCGTTATAACTGGCCTGTGGTGGGTAAAACTCGGTGAAAAAAGTTTTATCTCGACATTTTGCGCATTATCTTCTCTGTTGTTGGGAGCGTTTGGCCTTGCGCCAGTTGCGATAGCTCTATCTGGAGCTTTGCTTGGTCCAAAAAAAGGAACAATCACTGCATCTTTTATTTCATCGTTGAGTTTTTTTATGGCTGTGTTTGGAAGTCAATCAATGTTTGGATGGTATTTTTTCGACAATATGCTATTGCCGTCTTCAACCGTGATTGCAAATCAAAAAGTGTGGGAAATGTTTATGTCGGTAGTCACAAATCCTGCCAGCTACATGATTGCTGTCTGCTGGATCGCCGCTTCGGCCATTTTCTCTCTTTTCTGCGCTCACGGCACTAAAACATTTGACATTTTTGGAAGTCTGACATGTTTTGCAATTCTTGTTTTAAGTTCTTTGTTGCCCTGGATTGCTGGATTAGGTTCGATTGTTCCTGCAAATGTAGTTTCAGCTTGCGCAGGAGGCGTCGTTGGTCTTTTATGTTGTGTTGTTAATCTGACTGACCGCGTGCGTCTTGAGCCTGGCCTTTGGTAA
- a CDS encoding iron ABC transporter permease translates to MKEDMLGGGRLPAQTRGPREHYVGYIKRKRVVIAVMFVVVAGIALASLGMGSLGLSPQEIVCAVFGQGDARAVAAVQNIRLPRIATAVIAGIALSLAGCAYQSVLRNPLASASTLGISQGAAFGASLAIIVFAGAGASSAYEGVASGNPILTVLFAFIGAMASTVVILMLSRVREMTPESIVLLGVALSAVFTAGTTMVQYFAEDTQVAAVVFWTFGDLSRVSKEQLAITSFVTLLSAVFFYINRWSLNAIETGEGLAHSLGVSVNKVRLSNMLVASAAASTVIAFCGIINFVGLVAPHIMRRLLGADYRFLLPASAIAGAGLLLLSDILCHAIVSPLILPISAITSLVGAPVFIYLLFNGVSR, encoded by the coding sequence ATGAAAGAAGATATGCTCGGTGGAGGGCGCTTGCCTGCACAAACGCGCGGACCAAGAGAGCATTATGTTGGATACATAAAGCGCAAAAGAGTCGTGATTGCCGTTATGTTCGTTGTTGTCGCGGGTATTGCGCTCGCTTCACTTGGGATGGGCTCGCTTGGTCTATCGCCGCAAGAAATTGTTTGCGCCGTCTTTGGGCAGGGAGATGCTCGTGCTGTCGCTGCTGTTCAAAACATTCGTTTGCCACGAATTGCGACAGCAGTTATAGCAGGCATTGCTTTGTCGCTTGCAGGTTGCGCCTATCAAAGCGTTTTGAGAAATCCTCTAGCATCTGCAAGCACCTTGGGCATTTCTCAAGGTGCAGCATTCGGAGCATCTCTTGCGATTATCGTGTTTGCTGGTGCAGGTGCTTCTTCAGCCTACGAAGGAGTGGCATCAGGAAATCCAATTCTCACTGTGTTATTTGCTTTCATTGGGGCGATGGCATCTACTGTGGTAATTCTCATGCTCTCTCGTGTTCGTGAGATGACACCTGAGAGCATCGTGTTGCTTGGTGTCGCACTTTCTGCAGTTTTCACAGCTGGGACTACCATGGTTCAATATTTTGCGGAAGACACGCAAGTTGCCGCGGTTGTTTTTTGGACTTTTGGCGACCTTAGCCGAGTTAGTAAAGAGCAACTCGCAATTACGAGCTTTGTAACCCTATTGTCAGCAGTGTTCTTCTACATAAACCGCTGGTCACTAAACGCAATTGAAACCGGGGAAGGCCTGGCGCACAGCCTTGGGGTTTCTGTTAACAAAGTTCGCTTGTCAAACATGCTCGTCGCAAGCGCTGCGGCATCTACTGTAATTGCATTTTGCGGAATTATTAATTTTGTTGGCCTGGTTGCGCCGCACATTATGAGGCGGCTTCTTGGTGCCGACTATCGTTTTTTGCTTCCTGCCTCAGCAATTGCAGGAGCAGGGCTATTGTTGCTGTCCGACATTTTGTGCCATGCAATTGTCTCCCCTTTAATTCTGCCAATTTCAGCAATTACGTCGCTCGTTGGCGCACCAGTTTTCATATATCTCCTGTTCAATGGAGTTAGCCGATAA
- a CDS encoding zinc dependent phospholipase C family protein, with product MPAIITHDTFAQEIYAKLNALIGQSEEEKNAFLLGSQGPDVFFYGSINPRIPQANSFGKKLHRNHCSEFISALALGVPNIKESEHQQDEDYLASAQDIARAYALGYLMHFELDSKVHPFVFSQQYAYCDAGEPGLDRSSQSEVHVEIECELDELVLTIKRGETIATFDPSSQILKASNRTLDIISALYEFALPISHKEESAKSMYRLSVKAYRQTQRWLYSTTGVKRDLIGRFERIFRQHSYLRAMIHKNVRIYQSIFDNHEHYAWDDPWVKGKTHNESFWDLYNLAKVDGMKHLHRYAESIDSLVAKKESLTRPETIEEAKADVRNIFRTTFEITGNLNFYGCNESIIDPETGKPKE from the coding sequence ATGCCAGCAATCATCACCCATGACACTTTCGCACAAGAGATTTATGCAAAACTCAATGCTCTGATTGGGCAATCCGAAGAAGAAAAAAATGCTTTTCTGCTTGGAAGTCAAGGGCCCGACGTTTTCTTTTATGGCTCGATAAATCCGCGCATACCACAAGCAAACAGCTTTGGAAAGAAGCTGCATCGCAATCATTGCAGTGAGTTCATTTCGGCGCTGGCGCTTGGCGTGCCAAACATTAAAGAGTCAGAACATCAACAAGATGAAGATTATCTCGCCTCGGCTCAAGACATCGCACGTGCCTATGCACTTGGTTATCTAATGCATTTTGAACTCGATTCAAAAGTGCACCCATTTGTGTTTTCACAGCAATATGCCTACTGTGATGCAGGAGAACCAGGTCTTGACCGTTCAAGTCAAAGCGAAGTGCATGTCGAAATTGAATGTGAACTCGATGAACTGGTGTTAACGATAAAGCGCGGAGAGACAATTGCAACTTTTGATCCATCTTCGCAAATTTTAAAAGCATCAAACAGAACACTCGACATAATAAGCGCGTTATATGAGTTCGCACTCCCGATTTCTCACAAAGAAGAATCAGCAAAAAGCATGTATCGTTTGAGTGTAAAAGCCTATCGCCAAACACAAAGGTGGCTCTACAGCACAACTGGCGTAAAGCGCGATCTGATTGGACGATTTGAGAGAATCTTTAGACAACACTCCTACCTTCGAGCGATGATTCACAAGAATGTGCGCATCTATCAAAGCATTTTTGACAACCACGAGCACTATGCATGGGATGACCCATGGGTTAAAGGAAAAACTCACAATGAATCATTCTGGGATTTATATAACCTCGCAAAAGTAGACGGAATGAAACATTTGCATAGATATGCAGAGAGCATCGACTCGCTTGTTGCAAAAAAAGAGTCGTTGACTAGACCAGAGACGATTGAAGAAGCGAAGGCTGATGTCAGAAACATCTTTCGCACCACATTTGAAATCACAGGCAATCTAAACTTCTATGGCTGCAACGAAAGCATAATTGACCCAGAAACTGGCAAGCCGAAAGAGTAA
- a CDS encoding class I SAM-dependent methyltransferase, with the protein MNEVAKYFDERAENWDSTENRAQGAVLSFVDIKEGDSVLDLGCGQGIMVPFYLDAKVSHVTAVDISPKMIEFAKQKFASVDCIEFIACDALELDEANLFDAVVIYNAYPHFMDKHALVDKIWNLLKPNGRFVVAHGSGKDLINSHHQAVAAGVSSGLAPVEEESRIWKSKFKLEALVDTPGIYAFSGVKK; encoded by the coding sequence ATGAATGAAGTAGCTAAATATTTTGATGAACGTGCGGAAAATTGGGATTCAACAGAGAATCGAGCGCAAGGAGCTGTTCTTTCTTTTGTTGACATAAAAGAGGGTGACAGTGTGTTGGATCTTGGGTGTGGACAGGGCATCATGGTGCCTTTTTACTTGGATGCAAAGGTTTCTCATGTAACGGCCGTGGACATTTCTCCTAAGATGATTGAGTTTGCAAAGCAAAAGTTTGCGAGTGTTGATTGCATAGAATTTATCGCTTGCGATGCACTGGAGTTAGACGAGGCTAATCTGTTTGATGCCGTCGTGATTTATAACGCCTATCCTCATTTCATGGACAAACATGCTTTAGTTGACAAAATCTGGAACCTTCTGAAACCAAATGGACGTTTTGTTGTTGCTCATGGGAGTGGAAAAGATTTAATCAATAGCCATCATCAGGCAGTTGCGGCAGGAGTCAGCAGCGGACTTGCTCCCGTTGAAGAAGAAAGTAGAATCTGGAAATCAAAATTCAAACTTGAAGCACTCGTTGACACACCTGGAATCTATGCATTTTCAGGTGTAAAAAAATAG
- a CDS encoding SDR family oxidoreductase produces the protein MARLKKIHPRSCALVTGATGGIGKELCENLARQKEHETIALVGRNSTELEALANSLQKKYGVKTCVLIADFSISDAVEKLVSKVRGSNLVVETLVNNAGFGYDANFVDSDAKRQQALVQTNVMALMDLCLAFVPDMAKRKHGNVLNVASVAGFLPGPRMATYYASKAFVQSFSNALHMELRFHGVHVTALCPGPVRTPFWDRADAEKTAIAHMTMSPSVVASSALLALKLNRMLCCPGLFAKTIVFSSRLLPRSWAGAIAAALQTPKE, from the coding sequence ATGGCACGATTAAAGAAAATACATCCCAGATCTTGCGCTCTTGTCACCGGGGCTACAGGAGGAATTGGAAAAGAACTTTGTGAAAATCTTGCAAGACAAAAAGAACACGAAACGATTGCTCTGGTGGGAAGGAACAGCACAGAACTCGAAGCACTTGCAAACTCACTCCAAAAGAAATATGGAGTAAAAACATGCGTGCTCATCGCCGACTTCTCAATTTCAGATGCCGTTGAGAAGCTTGTTTCTAAAGTGCGTGGCTCAAATTTAGTGGTCGAAACACTTGTGAACAATGCAGGATTTGGGTATGACGCAAACTTTGTAGACAGCGACGCGAAGAGACAACAAGCTCTAGTCCAAACTAACGTGATGGCACTAATGGACCTGTGTCTCGCATTCGTCCCCGACATGGCAAAACGCAAACACGGAAATGTTTTGAACGTGGCAAGCGTTGCAGGTTTTTTGCCCGGCCCACGCATGGCCACCTATTATGCATCTAAAGCATTTGTGCAATCATTTTCAAATGCGCTACACATGGAACTGCGATTTCACGGCGTCCATGTCACGGCTCTTTGCCCAGGACCAGTTCGCACACCTTTTTGGGATAGAGCCGACGCAGAAAAAACTGCGATAGCTCACATGACAATGAGTCCCTCAGTTGTTGCAAGCAGCGCTTTGTTGGCATTAAAGTTAAACCGCATGTTGTGCTGCCCTGGTTTATTTGCAAAAACTATAGTGTTCAGCAGTCGGTTGCTCCCCAGAAGTTGGGCAGGTGCAATTGCAGCAGCTCTGCAAACTCCTAAAGAATAG
- a CDS encoding ABC transporter substrate-binding protein, which translates to MVKMVKTSLFVAISCLVLSIALVLMGCSSSSSSSTNNQSQESSVKTVVDAYNRSVEVPRDAKTAATVGSGARFVVYAGAQDKLIAVTEMEKDPALNRPYAFVYKDKFADLPSTSNGNHLLETNVNEEQLIELAPDVIISSRSAEECDALQKNTGIPVIGISYQNQLFTDSVYKSIECVAEALGTEEHAKQVIDKLKSWDNDLKSRTSDIAEGDKPSVYVGAVNYKGAKSFTGTYANYAPLVELNAKNVADETGQSAAVDVDLEQIGNWDPDYMFLNAGNMDLMKDDYGKNKDFFDSLKAFKNGNLFTQPFFNFNGTNIDTGICDTYFIGATIYPDKFADVDLSAKYSEIYTTLLGSDFYEVMKSKGMDFKPIFFS; encoded by the coding sequence ATGGTAAAGATGGTTAAGACAAGTTTGTTTGTGGCGATTTCTTGCCTCGTTTTGTCAATTGCTTTAGTTTTAATGGGTTGTTCTAGCTCATCTTCAAGCTCTACTAATAATCAGTCACAGGAATCCTCAGTTAAGACTGTGGTTGATGCCTACAACAGAAGCGTTGAAGTTCCTCGCGACGCAAAAACAGCTGCTACAGTTGGAAGCGGAGCAAGGTTTGTTGTCTATGCAGGTGCTCAAGACAAGTTGATTGCAGTTACAGAGATGGAAAAAGATCCTGCACTCAACAGACCATATGCCTTTGTTTATAAAGACAAATTTGCTGACCTGCCATCAACAAGCAACGGAAATCACCTGCTTGAAACGAACGTGAATGAAGAGCAGCTAATTGAACTTGCACCCGACGTTATCATTTCGAGTCGCAGCGCCGAGGAGTGCGACGCTTTGCAGAAGAACACAGGAATTCCTGTAATTGGAATTAGCTATCAAAATCAACTGTTTACCGACAGCGTTTACAAGTCAATTGAGTGTGTGGCAGAGGCGCTTGGAACTGAGGAGCATGCAAAGCAGGTAATAGATAAATTGAAAAGCTGGGACAACGATTTGAAGTCACGCACTTCTGACATTGCTGAGGGGGACAAGCCTAGTGTTTATGTTGGAGCTGTTAATTACAAAGGTGCGAAGAGTTTCACAGGAACATATGCCAACTATGCGCCGCTTGTGGAACTAAACGCGAAAAATGTAGCCGATGAGACAGGTCAATCGGCTGCAGTGGATGTTGATTTGGAACAAATTGGAAACTGGGATCCTGACTATATGTTCCTTAATGCTGGGAACATGGATTTGATGAAGGATGACTACGGCAAGAATAAAGATTTCTTTGACAGTCTCAAAGCTTTCAAAAATGGTAACTTGTTTACGCAGCCTTTCTTTAATTTCAATGGAACAAACATTGATACTGGAATTTGTGACACCTATTTCATTGGCGCAACGATTTACCCTGACAAATTTGCCGATGTTGATTTGAGTGCAAAATATTCAGAGATTTACACCACGCTTTTGGGCAGCGACTTCTATGAAGTAATGAAGTCAAAGGGCATGGACTTTAAACCGATCTTTTTTAGTTAG
- a CDS encoding TlyA family RNA methyltransferase: MAKEQLKHLLVNRGLASSEEEAMRLIISKDVKVGDEFVTSPGAKFNSTCEITLKETCPYVSRGGIKLKGAIDYFNLSICEKNCLDIGSSTGGFSDCLLQEGARRVACVDVNYGQLAWKVRSDERSAVFERTNIKNADPSLLGAPFDLIAIDVSFIGLASLAPVIKNFAFSPATGKTELIALIKPEFEANVSENEGGLVADEAVHKRTISEVCEALTRQEFDVIDVAESPIRGKKKGNKEFLLYAKH, from the coding sequence GTGGCAAAAGAGCAGCTAAAACATCTTTTGGTGAATCGCGGTTTGGCGTCTTCTGAAGAAGAAGCAATGCGATTGATAATCTCAAAAGACGTTAAAGTTGGCGATGAGTTCGTGACATCTCCTGGAGCAAAGTTTAATTCAACCTGTGAAATCACATTAAAGGAAACATGTCCATATGTTTCGCGTGGTGGAATCAAGCTAAAAGGAGCCATCGATTATTTCAATTTGAGCATTTGTGAGAAAAACTGCCTTGACATCGGCTCATCAACAGGTGGTTTTTCGGACTGTCTTTTGCAGGAAGGCGCCCGTCGAGTTGCTTGTGTAGATGTTAACTATGGACAACTTGCTTGGAAAGTGCGAAGTGACGAGAGAAGTGCTGTTTTTGAACGCACTAACATCAAGAACGCCGACCCTTCGCTGCTGGGAGCTCCTTTCGATTTAATAGCGATTGATGTTAGTTTTATTGGACTTGCCTCACTAGCGCCAGTAATCAAAAATTTTGCTTTTTCTCCAGCAACTGGGAAAACCGAATTGATTGCGCTCATTAAACCTGAGTTTGAGGCCAACGTTTCCGAAAACGAAGGTGGGCTAGTGGCTGATGAAGCTGTGCACAAGCGAACGATAAGTGAAGTTTGTGAGGCTTTAACGCGGCAAGAATTTGACGTGATTGATGTTGCCGAGTCTCCAATTCGCGGAAAGAAAAAGGGCAACAAAGAGTTCCTTTTATATGCAAAACATTAA
- the mscL gene encoding large conductance mechanosensitive channel protein MscL has translation MKKFLHEFKEFINRGNVMDLAVAVIIGGAFTSIVTALTTNIINPLISVIAGGGAEAVSGLVIPGTDIDFGAFISACINFLIVAFVVFLLVKAVNKAQDLGHKLRGKEDEADNPAPTCPYCLEEVKVGATRCPHCAAAFDKPAE, from the coding sequence GTGAAGAAGTTTTTGCACGAATTTAAAGAATTCATAAATCGCGGTAATGTTATGGATTTGGCTGTTGCTGTTATCATTGGAGGTGCATTCACTTCTATCGTTACTGCGCTCACTACAAACATCATAAATCCGCTCATTTCTGTAATTGCTGGTGGCGGTGCAGAGGCCGTTTCTGGGTTGGTGATTCCTGGTACAGACATCGACTTCGGAGCATTTATTAGCGCTTGTATTAACTTTCTCATCGTTGCATTTGTTGTATTTCTGCTCGTTAAAGCAGTTAACAAAGCACAAGATTTGGGCCACAAATTAAGAGGCAAAGAGGACGAGGCTGATAATCCTGCTCCAACTTGCCCCTATTGCTTAGAAGAGGTCAAAGTTGGTGCAACTCGCTGCCCTCATTGTGCGGCTGCTTTTGACAAGCCTGCAGAATAA
- a CDS encoding diphosphate--fructose-6-phosphate 1-phosphotransferase translates to MGNCLIAQSGGPTAVINGSLAGVIRANQLNHKFGKVLGGIHGIEGVLKNKLFDLTDLPADEVSLLRQTPSSALGTCRYKLKRDQAEDFETLNQVLKENDVDVMFYVGGNDSMDTVDALSEWAAKHGSNTRFVGIPKTVDNDLVPPDHCPGFPSASKFANLVTKATAFDYDAYTRPEVFVLETMGRDAGWLAASCCMSGVVDLLVLPEIPFEKDAFLAQVQKYMDEKNSCYIVISEGARDAEGNYVSAGESANDGFSHAVLGGAGIALRQMIVDAGIAPRGVVQDLSRAARSSNFAMSKVDYDEAYELGLSAHMHACDNDFTAKVVGIKRGANASGEYAGEVFVDDASKFANFVKQFPTQWAKANYGGITEEAKDYFAPLIKGQPQLNWSNDGLIQMVKPFNLR, encoded by the coding sequence ATGGGAAATTGCCTCATTGCTCAAAGCGGTGGACCAACTGCTGTTATAAACGGAAGCCTTGCTGGCGTAATTCGTGCGAACCAGCTCAACCACAAATTTGGCAAGGTTTTGGGCGGAATCCACGGAATCGAAGGCGTCCTTAAAAACAAGCTCTTCGATTTAACAGATCTGCCAGCAGATGAGGTTTCACTTCTTCGACAGACACCTTCGAGCGCACTTGGAACTTGTCGCTACAAGCTCAAGCGTGATCAAGCGGAAGATTTCGAGACGCTAAACCAAGTTCTTAAAGAAAATGACGTGGACGTCATGTTTTATGTCGGCGGAAATGATTCGATGGACACAGTGGACGCTCTGAGTGAATGGGCAGCAAAACATGGTTCAAACACTCGTTTCGTGGGCATCCCAAAAACGGTAGACAACGACTTGGTCCCTCCAGATCATTGCCCTGGTTTCCCAAGCGCGTCAAAATTTGCAAACCTTGTTACAAAGGCAACAGCATTTGACTACGATGCCTACACTCGCCCAGAAGTTTTTGTTCTTGAAACAATGGGCCGTGACGCAGGATGGCTCGCAGCAAGTTGTTGCATGTCAGGCGTCGTTGATCTTCTCGTTCTCCCCGAAATTCCTTTCGAAAAAGATGCTTTTCTTGCACAAGTGCAGAAGTACATGGATGAGAAAAACAGTTGCTACATCGTCATTTCTGAGGGAGCTCGCGATGCGGAAGGTAACTATGTTTCCGCAGGTGAGAGCGCAAATGACGGTTTCTCCCATGCCGTTTTAGGAGGAGCTGGAATAGCTCTTAGACAAATGATCGTTGACGCTGGCATTGCACCTCGCGGAGTTGTGCAGGACTTATCACGTGCAGCCCGTTCAAGCAATTTTGCAATGAGCAAGGTAGATTATGATGAGGCCTATGAACTAGGACTTTCTGCACACATGCACGCATGCGACAACGATTTCACAGCAAAGGTTGTTGGAATAAAACGCGGTGCGAACGCAAGCGGCGAATATGCTGGAGAAGTGTTTGTCGACGACGCAAGCAAATTCGCAAATTTTGTAAAACAATTCCCAACACAGTGGGCAAAGGCAAACTATGGCGGCATCACAGAAGAGGCAAAAGACTATTTCGCCCCACTAATTAAAGGGCAGCCTCAACTGAATTGGAGCAACGACGGGTTAATTCAGATGGTCAAGCCGTTTAACCTGCGATAA
- a CDS encoding ABC transporter ATP-binding protein — protein MLEARNIHFSYRTNMPVLQGVSVEITPGSFLAILGVNGCGKSTLLSCLTGIRKPNSGQVFLDGVELSNVSRLDRAKQIAFVSQHSHANRLTVYDSILLGRRPHMEGAPTNDDYEVVEGVICRLGLADYALRYASELSGGEYQKMVLARAFVQQANTLLFDEPTNNLDPANQQDVMKEIANEVNERGIAAAAVMHDVNLALKYCDKFLFLKNGNVESFGDADIVTHERMASIYGLECEVIEHNGRRFVVA, from the coding sequence ATGTTAGAAGCTCGCAACATCCACTTCTCATATCGAACAAACATGCCTGTTTTGCAAGGTGTTTCTGTTGAAATTACACCAGGATCATTTTTAGCAATTCTTGGAGTTAACGGGTGCGGAAAGTCAACTTTACTGTCATGTTTAACAGGAATTAGGAAACCGAATTCGGGGCAGGTTTTCCTTGATGGAGTGGAATTGTCAAATGTCAGCCGCCTTGATCGTGCGAAGCAAATTGCCTTCGTTTCACAGCATAGCCACGCTAACAGGCTCACAGTTTACGATTCTATTTTGCTAGGGAGGCGTCCGCACATGGAAGGCGCACCAACAAATGATGATTATGAAGTAGTTGAAGGCGTGATTTGCCGACTTGGACTTGCAGACTATGCGCTTCGTTATGCTAGCGAACTTTCTGGTGGAGAATACCAAAAGATGGTTCTCGCACGCGCGTTTGTGCAGCAGGCTAACACGCTTTTATTTGACGAGCCAACGAATAACCTTGACCCTGCAAATCAGCAGGATGTCATGAAAGAGATTGCAAATGAAGTGAATGAACGAGGCATTGCAGCGGCGGCTGTTATGCATGATGTTAATCTTGCACTCAAATATTGTGACAAGTTTTTGTTTCTCAAAAACGGTAATGTTGAGTCTTTTGGAGATGCCGACATCGTAACTCACGAAAGAATGGCTTCTATTTATGGACTAGAGTGCGAGGTCATCGAGCACAATGGACGGCGGTTTGTGGTTGCATAA